The region GGTGCGCGAGCAGCTCGCCGTGATTGTCGGCGCCTCCCTGAGCGCCGCGACCGACACGGAACTGTGCGCGCTCACCGTCGCCGTGGAAGACGCCGGGCGACTCCTCGACGGCCTGCGCGTGGCCACCGCGGGCGAAATCGGCGACCGGTCCCGCTACGGTCTCGGAAATGATGCGCTTCCCGTGCGGTTCGGGCTTAAACGTGCCAGCCAGGTCGTCGAACGCCTCACCCGGGTCGCGCCCGCCGAAGCGGCTCGGCGCGTAAGCGTGGGCACCGCCGTCCGGCCGCGCACCCACCTAGACGGCTCGCCTCTCCCGCCCGCGCACGCGCCTCTCGCCGTCGCGATGTCCGAGGGCGGTGTGGGTATCGACGCTGCCGCGGTGATCGTGCGCTGCCTCGATCAGGCGCGGTCGACCGCGACCGACGACGACATCGAGGTCGCCGAGGTCGCGCTGGTCGAGACCGCCGCCCGCTGCACGGCCGACGAGGTCGGCATCCAAGCCCGCGCCTGGCGCGAAGCGCTCGACCCCGACGGCGCCGAGCCGCGCGACGAACGCATCTATCGCAAGCGCTCCTTCCTGCTCGGTCGCGAGGTCGACGGGCTCACCAAGTTCTCCGGCGTGCTCACCCCTGTCGACGCTGCGCTGCTCGCCGCAGCGTTCAACGAGGCCGACAAGCCGGGCAACGCGCCCCGCTTTCTCAGCGACGTCGACCGGGCCACGGGCACGACTCTGGTCACCGATGAAACGGGCGAGACCACCATAGAATTCGTCGATCCGCGCAGCCGCGAGCAGCGCCACTACGACGTGGTGACCGGGCTCCTCGGCGCCGGCGTTCGTTCCACCGGCGCCGAGCAAGGCGGTATGCGGTCGAAGGCCGAAGTCACGGCCATCATTACTCTCGACGACCTTCGCAGCGGCCATGGAGTCGGATTCCTCGACGGCACCGACGAGCCGGTTTCGGCCGCAACCGTGCAGCAGTTGGTGTGTGCCAACGGTTACGCGCCGATCTTGCTCGGCGACAATGGCGAGGTCCTCATGCTCGGGCAAACCCAGCGCCTCTTCTCCCCGGCGCAGGTACGCGCACTTCGGGTCCGAGACGGCGGTTGCGTCAACTGCGGGGCTCCGCCCGGCTGGTGCGACGCCCACCACGTCGACCAGTGGGCTCGCGACGACGGTCCCACCGATATCGACAACGGGGTGCTGCTCTGCCAAGACTGCCATCGACTTATCCACAGAAACGCCTTCGCAATGAAGATGATCGGCGGACGCCCGCACATCCTCGCTCCTCCTTGGCTCGATCCAGAGCAGAAGTGGCGAAGGCTCGGCGGTGCACGAACACAGATGATCACGTCGCTGCAAAAGCGCATCGGGTAGCGGCGGTCGGCTCCCGGCAGTCGGCGCTTGGACGGGCTCGGGATTGCCCCGACCGGCCGCCTTGGGCCTGACTGCCGCCGACCGCTGCCCGTATAGTGGCGGAGCTACGAACGAGAGACGGTCGGCGGCTCCTTGCGCTCTCCGGTCGACACGACGGCACGACGGCACGACGGCACGACCGAACGACGGCACGACGGCACGACGGCACGACGGCACGACGGCACGACGGCACGACGACACGGAGACACGGCGACACGGCCGCACGGCCGCACGGCGGCAGCCTGCCAGGCGAGAAGTCACCGGGGGCCCGCGCAGGGCTGCACGGCTCCCGTTGCGAACTACCGCTGTCGGCCGTGCTCCGCCTGGCACCTGACTTCGAAGCGGCCGTCAGGCAGACCCGTGTGGTGGCTTCGGCTCATCGAAGGCGCCGAGCCTGCGACGTCGCCCGAAGCCCGTACGTTACGTGCTCGCGCAACATCGTGATCTGGCGTGCGAGGTTCGGCGTCATGTGGAGCTCGTCGAATCGGGGAGTGCGCTCGACCGCGTCGACGAGCGCGCGCACGAGCCGCCATTGCTCGGCCTGCATCTCCGGGTCGGACCGTAGCCACGGCGAATGTACGAACGCCCCCAGCGCGTACAGGAGCCGATCGACCCCCATAGCCGTCGCGAACGGGTTGACGGTGTTCAAAACCTTCTCGATGGCAAGCACAGCGCGGCAGTCGCCGCACTGCACGGTGTGGTCCTGCGCTTCGATGCACTCGCGCAACAGGATGTCGAGGCGCTCGATGCGCAGCACCTTCACGATCGGCTTTCCCGCGCTGTACGCGGCGACGAAAGGGGTGAGAAATCGGTCGATGGTCAGGTTGTCGTTTGTCATGCCGAGAGTGTCGGTCGAGCGGATGACACGAGAGGTCGTCATGTGGAGGGCGGGCCGGCACCGGCCCCTGTGGAGGAGTCGAAACCCCGCTACGGCAGCAGGACGATCTTTCCGCGCGACTCGCCCGACTCGATGCGTCGCTGGGCCTCGGCCGCCTGGTCGAACGGCAGCGTCTCCGCGACCTCCACGTCGAACCGGCCTTCGGCAGCGAGGGCGGATGCCACGGCAACACCCTCACGGCGCAGCCGCTGCTCCTCGTCGCTGAGCGGCACCGGGTTTCCACCCGACCAGGCACGGATGCCCAGCTCGGCGGCACGCGCACCGACCACGATCGTGCCGATGCGGCTGCGGTCGCTCACGAGCTGGAACGACGCCTCGAGAGCCTCGTCCGTGCCGGCTCCGTCGAGCACGACGTC is a window of Conyzicola nivalis DNA encoding:
- a CDS encoding HNH endonuclease signature motif containing protein, with product MDQIGAIAETVRQVREQLAVIVGASLSAATDTELCALTVAVEDAGRLLDGLRVATAGEIGDRSRYGLGNDALPVRFGLKRASQVVERLTRVAPAEAARRVSVGTAVRPRTHLDGSPLPPAHAPLAVAMSEGGVGIDAAAVIVRCLDQARSTATDDDIEVAEVALVETAARCTADEVGIQARAWREALDPDGAEPRDERIYRKRSFLLGREVDGLTKFSGVLTPVDAALLAAAFNEADKPGNAPRFLSDVDRATGTTLVTDETGETTIEFVDPRSREQRHYDVVTGLLGAGVRSTGAEQGGMRSKAEVTAIITLDDLRSGHGVGFLDGTDEPVSAATVQQLVCANGYAPILLGDNGEVLMLGQTQRLFSPAQVRALRVRDGGCVNCGAPPGWCDAHHVDQWARDDGPTDIDNGVLLCQDCHRLIHRNAFAMKMIGGRPHILAPPWLDPEQKWRRLGGARTQMITSLQKRIG